One genomic region from Streptomyces sp. NBC_00582 encodes:
- a CDS encoding Jag family protein yields the protein MTEGTTSAAEGADTLTRLEQEGEIAADYLEGLLDIADLDGDIDMDVEADRASVSIISDSGARDLQKLVGRDGEVLEALQELTRLAVHRETGDRSRLMLDIAGYRAKKRAELSELGAKAATDAKNSGEPVKLKPMTPFERKVVHDAVKAAGLRSESEGEEPQRFVVVLPN from the coding sequence GTGACGGAAGGCACCACCTCCGCTGCCGAGGGTGCAGACACCCTGACCCGCCTGGAGCAGGAGGGCGAGATCGCGGCGGACTACCTCGAGGGTCTGCTGGACATCGCCGATCTCGACGGCGACATCGACATGGACGTCGAGGCCGACCGCGCCTCTGTGTCGATCATCAGCGACTCGGGCGCCCGTGATCTGCAGAAGCTGGTCGGCCGGGACGGCGAGGTGCTGGAGGCACTGCAGGAGCTGACGCGCCTGGCCGTGCACCGGGAGACCGGCGACCGCAGCCGGCTGATGCTGGACATCGCGGGCTACCGCGCCAAGAAGCGTGCCGAGCTCTCCGAGCTGGGCGCCAAGGCCGCGACCGACGCCAAGAACAGCGGCGAGCCCGTGAAGCTGAAGCCCATGACGCCCTTCGAGCGCAAGGTCGTCCATGACGCGGTCAAGGCCGCGGGTCTGCGCAGCGAGTCCGAGGGCGAGGAGCCGCAGCGCTTCGTCGTCGTGCTTCCCAACTAG
- the rsmG gene encoding 16S rRNA (guanine(527)-N(7))-methyltransferase RsmG, producing the protein MTEAAELPPAPEVAREVFGDRFADAVRYAELLAEAGVQRGLIGPREVPRLWERHILNCAVLSEVVPEGVTVCDVGSGAGLPGIPLALVREDLKITLLEPLLRRTNFLTEVVELLGLDHVTVVRGRAEEVMGKLPPVHVVTARAVAPLDRLATWGIPLLRPYGEMLALKGDTAEEELKSAATALSKLGAVGTSILQVGEDVVDPLSTVVRVEVGESPGGVRFAAKRAKAARTGRVRRRR; encoded by the coding sequence GTGACGGAGGCAGCGGAGCTCCCCCCTGCGCCCGAGGTGGCACGCGAGGTATTCGGTGATCGCTTCGCGGATGCGGTCCGGTACGCCGAGCTCCTGGCCGAGGCAGGCGTACAGCGCGGCCTCATCGGCCCGCGCGAGGTGCCCCGCCTGTGGGAGCGGCACATCCTCAACTGCGCGGTGCTCTCCGAGGTCGTGCCCGAGGGCGTGACCGTGTGCGATGTGGGCTCGGGTGCCGGGCTGCCCGGTATCCCCCTGGCGCTGGTGCGCGAGGACCTGAAGATCACTCTTCTGGAGCCGCTGCTGCGGCGCACGAACTTCCTCACCGAGGTCGTCGAGCTCCTCGGCCTGGACCATGTCACCGTGGTCCGTGGCCGCGCCGAGGAGGTCATGGGCAAGCTTCCGCCCGTGCATGTGGTGACCGCCCGTGCCGTGGCTCCCCTGGACCGTCTGGCGACCTGGGGCATCCCGCTGCTGCGCCCCTACGGTGAGATGCTCGCGCTCAAGGGCGACACCGCCGAGGAGGAGCTGAAGAGCGCGGCCACGGCTCTGAGCAAGCTGGGCGCGGTCGGCACCTCGATCCTCCAGGTCGGCGAGGACGTCGTCGACCCGCTCTCCACGGTGGTGCGGGTCGAGGTCGGGGAGAGCCCCGGAGGCGTGCGGTTCGCGGCCAAGCGGGCGAAGGCGGCCCGGACGGGGCGTGTCCGCCGCCGACGGTGA
- the dnaA gene encoding chromosomal replication initiator protein DnaA encodes MADVPADLAAVWPRVLEQLLGEGRGQGVEAKDEHWIRRCQPLALVADTALLAVPNEFAKGVLEGRLAPIVSETLSRECGRPIRIAITVDDSVGEPPAPPAPPVQQQPQPRYEEPELPSGPYDRPYDEPKGRYDSTYDNSYDSPYDGGYGRHRAEQLPGPSGEGQRGDQLPTARPAYPSEYQRPEPGAWPRPQQDDYGWQQQRLGFPERDPYASPSQDSYGSPAKDPYASPSADSYSQDSYGQPSQDYRPQSMERPPYDPAPYEQKRPEYDQRDAGRRELPEPPSGSGPPQRPGAPGMPGSAAPSPSTGGPGEPTARLNPKYLFDTFVIGASNRFAHAAAVAVAEAPAKAYNPLFIYGESGLGKTHLLHAIGHYARSLYPGTRVRYVSSEEFTNEFINSIRDGKGDSFRKRYREMDILLVDDIQFLADKESTQEEFFHTFNTLHNANKQIVLSSDRPPKQLVTLEDRLRNRFEWGLITDVQPPELETRIAILRKKAVQEQLNAPPEVLEFIASRISRNIRELEGALIRVTAFASLNRQPVDLGLTEIVLKDLIPGGEDSAPEITSTAIMSATADYFGLTVEDLCGTSRGRALVTARQIAMYLCRELTDLSLPKIGALFGGRDHTTVMHADRKIRNLMAERRSIYNQVTELTNRIKAG; translated from the coding sequence GTGGCTGACGTACCTGCCGATCTTGCCGCAGTGTGGCCACGCGTACTGGAGCAGCTCCTCGGTGAGGGCCGTGGCCAGGGTGTCGAGGCGAAGGACGAGCACTGGATCCGGCGCTGCCAGCCGCTCGCGCTGGTCGCCGACACCGCGCTGCTCGCCGTACCGAACGAGTTCGCCAAGGGCGTACTGGAGGGCCGGCTGGCCCCCATCGTCAGCGAGACGCTGAGCCGTGAGTGCGGCCGCCCGATCCGTATCGCGATCACCGTGGACGACTCCGTGGGCGAGCCCCCGGCCCCGCCGGCGCCCCCGGTCCAGCAGCAGCCGCAGCCGCGCTACGAGGAGCCCGAACTCCCGTCCGGCCCGTACGACCGCCCGTACGACGAGCCCAAGGGCCGCTACGACAGCACGTACGACAACTCCTACGACAGCCCTTATGACGGCGGCTACGGCCGGCACCGCGCCGAGCAGCTCCCGGGTCCCTCCGGCGAGGGTCAGCGCGGGGACCAGCTCCCGACCGCGCGGCCCGCGTATCCCTCGGAGTACCAGCGCCCGGAGCCCGGCGCCTGGCCGCGGCCCCAGCAGGACGACTACGGCTGGCAGCAGCAGCGGCTGGGCTTCCCGGAGCGCGATCCGTACGCCTCGCCGTCCCAGGACTCCTACGGCTCCCCGGCCAAGGACCCCTACGCGTCCCCGTCCGCGGACTCCTACTCCCAGGACTCCTACGGTCAGCCGTCGCAGGACTACCGGCCGCAGTCGATGGAGCGGCCGCCGTACGACCCCGCTCCCTATGAGCAGAAGCGGCCCGAGTACGACCAGCGGGACGCCGGCCGGCGTGAGCTGCCCGAACCTCCGTCCGGTTCGGGTCCGCCGCAGCGGCCCGGCGCACCGGGGATGCCCGGGTCGGCCGCGCCGTCGCCCTCGACGGGCGGACCGGGGGAGCCGACCGCACGGCTGAACCCGAAGTACCTCTTCGACACGTTCGTCATCGGCGCGTCCAACCGCTTCGCGCACGCGGCCGCGGTCGCCGTCGCGGAGGCGCCCGCGAAGGCGTACAACCCCCTCTTCATCTACGGCGAGTCGGGGCTGGGCAAGACGCACCTGCTGCACGCGATCGGACACTACGCGCGGAGCCTGTACCCCGGCACGCGCGTGCGGTACGTCAGCTCGGAGGAGTTCACCAACGAGTTCATCAACTCCATCCGCGACGGCAAGGGCGACAGCTTCCGCAAGCGGTACCGGGAGATGGACATCCTGCTCGTCGACGACATCCAGTTCCTGGCGGACAAGGAGTCGACGCAGGAGGAGTTCTTCCACACCTTCAACACGCTCCACAACGCGAACAAGCAGATCGTGCTGTCCAGTGACCGGCCGCCCAAGCAGCTCGTGACGCTGGAGGACCGGCTGCGGAACCGTTTCGAGTGGGGTCTGATCACCGACGTCCAGCCGCCCGAGCTGGAGACGCGGATCGCGATCCTGCGCAAGAAGGCGGTGCAGGAGCAGCTCAACGCCCCGCCGGAGGTACTGGAGTTCATCGCCTCGCGGATCTCGCGCAACATCCGGGAGCTGGAGGGCGCGCTGATCCGGGTGACCGCCTTCGCCTCGCTCAACCGGCAGCCGGTGGACCTGGGGCTGACGGAGATCGTCCTGAAGGACCTGATCCCCGGCGGCGAGGACTCGGCGCCCGAGATCACCTCCACGGCCATCATGAGCGCCACCGCCGACTACTTCGGCCTCACGGTCGAGGACCTGTGCGGGACCTCGCGCGGGCGGGCGCTGGTGACGGCCCGGCAGATCGCCATGTATCTGTGCCGTGAGCTGACGGACCTCTCGCTGCCGAAGATCGGCGCGCTGTTCGGCGGCCGCGACCACACCACGGTCATGCACGCCGACCGCAAGATCCGCAATCTGATGGCCGAGCGGCGCTCCATCTACAACCAGGTGACCGAGCTGACCAACCGCATCAAGGCCGGCTGA
- the yidC gene encoding membrane protein insertase YidC — translation MDTIASLFSFITTPVSWVIVQFHTVYGKIFGPDTGWAWGLSIVSLVILIRICLIPLFVKQIKATRAMQTLQPEMKKIQERYKNDKQRQSEEMMKLYKETGTNPLSSCLPILAQSPFFFALYHVLNGIANGDTIGVINQSLLESAQKAHIFGAPLAAKFTDSASEASALGASLTDVRVVTAIMIVLMSASQFFTQRQLMTKNVDTSVKTPFMQQQKMLMYVFPVMFAVFGINFPVGVLVYWLTTNVWTMGQQMYVIHNNPTPGSKAQAAYLERLYKHVTHAGKTRRRSEKTIIKAIVAKGRDRNEAERKFINGLTKAGLAAQADGTVVKSDAQTVVETEDGTTTSAAAAKRQQPKRQSKSQRQSGGPKAAGETTSLSKSDEPEDDKPSDAAPRTAPKATTGGGRSKAQSGQRKGGPQRPKSPSKK, via the coding sequence GTGGACACGATTGCCAGCCTCTTCAGCTTCATCACGACACCCGTTTCCTGGGTCATCGTCCAGTTCCACACGGTGTACGGCAAGATCTTCGGCCCTGACACCGGATGGGCCTGGGGCCTGTCGATCGTGTCTCTGGTGATCCTGATCCGCATCTGCCTGATCCCGCTCTTCGTGAAGCAGATCAAGGCGACCCGGGCCATGCAGACGCTCCAGCCCGAGATGAAGAAGATCCAGGAGCGCTACAAGAACGACAAGCAGCGTCAGTCCGAAGAGATGATGAAGCTGTACAAGGAGACGGGCACCAACCCGCTCTCCTCGTGCCTTCCCATCCTGGCGCAGTCCCCGTTCTTCTTCGCCCTCTACCACGTGCTCAACGGCATCGCGAACGGTGACACCATCGGCGTGATCAACCAGAGCCTGCTGGAGAGCGCGCAGAAGGCGCACATCTTCGGCGCTCCGCTGGCCGCGAAGTTCACCGACAGCGCGTCGGAGGCCTCGGCCCTCGGAGCCTCGCTCACGGACGTCCGGGTCGTCACCGCGATCATGATCGTCCTGATGTCGGCCTCGCAGTTCTTCACCCAGCGCCAGCTGATGACGAAGAACGTCGACACCTCGGTGAAGACGCCGTTCATGCAGCAGCAGAAGATGCTGATGTACGTCTTCCCGGTGATGTTCGCCGTCTTCGGCATCAACTTCCCGGTCGGTGTCCTCGTCTACTGGCTGACCACCAACGTGTGGACCATGGGCCAGCAGATGTACGTCATCCACAACAACCCGACCCCGGGTTCCAAGGCCCAGGCCGCGTACTTGGAGCGCCTGTACAAGCACGTGACGCACGCCGGCAAGACCCGCCGCCGCAGCGAGAAGACGATCATCAAGGCCATCGTCGCCAAGGGCCGTGACCGCAACGAGGCCGAGCGCAAGTTCATCAACGGACTGACCAAGGCGGGTCTCGCGGCCCAGGCCGACGGCACCGTGGTGAAGAGCGACGCCCAGACCGTCGTGGAGACCGAGGACGGCACCACCACGAGCGCGGCCGCCGCCAAGCGCCAGCAGCCGAAGCGGCAGTCCAAGTCGCAGCGCCAGTCCGGCGGCCCGAAGGCGGCCGGTGAGACCACCTCGCTGAGCAAGTCCGACGAGCCCGAGGACGACAAGCCCTCCGACGCCGCCCCGCGGACCGCCCCCAAGGCCACTACGGGGGGCGGACGCAGCAAGGCCCAGTCCGGGCAGCGCAAGGGCGGCCCGCAGCGCCCCAAGTCCCCCTCCAAGAAGTAA
- the rpmH gene encoding 50S ribosomal protein L34 — protein MSKRTFQPNNRRRAKTHGFRLRMRTRAGRAILANRRSKGRANLSA, from the coding sequence GTGAGCAAGCGCACCTTCCAGCCGAACAACCGTCGTCGCGCCAAGACCCACGGCTTCCGCCTGCGGATGCGCACCCGTGCCGGCCGCGCGATTCTCGCGAACCGCCGCAGCAAGGGTCGCGCGAACCTGTCCGCCTGA
- a CDS encoding AAA family ATPase: MAGSVHCELEVEESESLRSDANIAGPMADPVPGPRTESLGEDVSRETPPPMDDTPIGRAAQLAVEALGRAGEGLPRPEQTRIIVVANQKGGVGKTTTTVNLAASLALHGGRVLVVDLDPQGNASTALGIDHHAEVPSIYDVLVESRPLAEVVQPVPDVEGLFCAPATIDLAGAEIELVSLVARESRLQRAIQAYEQPLDYILIDCPPSLGLLTVNALVAGAEVLIPIQCEYYALEGLGQLLRNVDLVRGHLNPALHVSTILLTMYDGRTRLASQVAEEVRTHFGDEVLRTSIPRSVRISEAPSYGQTVLTYDPGSSGALSYLEAAREIALKGVGISYDATHAHIGAQNNPSMVEGIQ; this comes from the coding sequence ATGGCAGGCTCTGTTCATTGCGAGCTTGAAGTCGAGGAGAGTGAATCCTTGCGGTCCGACGCCAACATCGCGGGACCGATGGCCGATCCGGTCCCCGGTCCCCGTACCGAGTCCTTGGGGGAGGATGTTTCACGTGAAACACCGCCCCCGATGGACGACACTCCGATCGGTCGTGCTGCCCAACTGGCGGTGGAGGCACTGGGCCGCGCCGGCGAGGGTCTGCCACGTCCGGAGCAGACCCGGATCATCGTGGTCGCCAACCAGAAGGGCGGGGTCGGCAAGACCACGACGACCGTGAACCTTGCCGCTTCCCTGGCCCTGCACGGCGGCCGGGTCCTCGTCGTCGACCTCGACCCGCAGGGCAACGCGTCCACTGCCCTGGGAATCGACCATCACGCCGAGGTTCCGTCCATCTATGACGTGCTGGTCGAGAGCCGCCCGCTCGCGGAGGTCGTCCAGCCGGTCCCCGATGTCGAAGGCCTCTTCTGCGCTCCCGCCACGATCGATCTCGCCGGTGCGGAGATCGAGCTGGTATCCCTGGTGGCACGGGAGAGCCGGCTGCAGCGGGCCATCCAGGCCTATGAGCAGCCGCTGGACTACATCCTCATCGACTGCCCGCCCTCGCTCGGCCTGCTGACGGTCAACGCGCTCGTGGCGGGTGCCGAGGTCCTGATCCCGATCCAGTGCGAGTACTACGCACTGGAAGGACTGGGCCAGCTCCTGCGCAACGTCGACCTGGTACGGGGGCATCTCAACCCCGCTCTGCATGTGTCGACCATTCTGCTCACCATGTACGACGGCCGGACGCGCCTGGCGTCCCAGGTCGCCGAGGAGGTGCGCACCCACTTCGGAGACGAGGTCCTGCGGACGAGCATTCCTCGCTCGGTCCGTATCTCCGAAGCACCGAGCTATGGGCAGACGGTGTTGACCTACGATCCAGGATCGAGCGGTGCCCTCTCCTATCTTGAGGCGGCCCGAGAGATCGCGCTGAAGGGTGTCGGGATCAGCTATGACGCCACCCACGCCCATATCGGCGCACAGAACAATCCGAGCATGGTGGAGGGGATCCAGTGA
- the yidD gene encoding membrane protein insertion efficiency factor YidD produces MKYPLLALIKLYQWTISPLLGPVCKYYPSCSHYGYTAVDRHGAIKGTALTAWRILRCNPWSLGGVDHVPPRKRPRWHEMLRDAWRARRGGTSAAETATEHSSSPAAETPSHAQGA; encoded by the coding sequence ATGAAGTACCCGCTGCTGGCCCTGATCAAGCTCTACCAGTGGACGATCAGTCCACTGCTGGGTCCGGTCTGCAAGTACTACCCTTCGTGCTCCCACTACGGCTACACGGCCGTCGACCGGCACGGCGCGATCAAGGGAACGGCACTCACCGCCTGGCGCATCCTGCGGTGCAACCCGTGGTCGCTGGGGGGTGTGGACCATGTCCCGCCGCGGAAGCGCCCGCGGTGGCACGAAATGCTGCGCGACGCCTGGCGTGCACGCAGGGGCGGGACCTCCGCCGCCGAAACGGCCACCGAGCATTCCTCGAGCCCGGCCGCAGAGACCCCGTCCCATGCCCAAGGAGCATGA
- the rnpA gene encoding ribonuclease P protein component — translation MLPTEHRLRRREDFATAVRRGRRAGRPTLVVHLRSGATDPHAPGESAPPTRAGFVVSKAVGGAVVRNKVKRRLRHLMRDRVVLLPPGSLVVVRALPGAGDADHAQLTQDLDAALQRLLGGGAR, via the coding sequence GTGCTGCCTACCGAGCATCGGCTGAGGCGGCGCGAGGACTTCGCGACCGCGGTACGACGGGGCCGCCGGGCCGGACGCCCGACGCTCGTCGTCCACCTTCGAAGCGGTGCCACGGACCCGCACGCGCCTGGGGAGAGCGCTCCCCCGACGCGTGCGGGTTTCGTCGTGAGCAAGGCCGTGGGTGGAGCGGTCGTGCGCAACAAGGTGAAGCGCAGACTTCGCCATCTGATGCGCGACCGAGTCGTTCTGTTGCCCCCCGGTAGCCTGGTAGTCGTACGGGCGCTGCCCGGTGCGGGTGACGCCGACCACGCACAGCTGACCCAAGACCTTGATGCCGCCCTTCAAAGGCTGCTGGGAGGGGGCGCGCGATGA